One genomic segment of Andreesenia angusta includes these proteins:
- a CDS encoding SEL1-like repeat protein yields MFFIPAIIAVGQAIILYEMGKSKGYENGKFDGKKEGYSRASRKYGEKFNLQVESFEKFKNKVALEKEEYDFLLLEHEKKIMELEGKSADLTVEEYDELSGTKREYEILKSSREACSNESELYMSEESIFNKAESGNPDFQYYLGIIYYSRGNSTTNDIEKALYWLEKAAEQGHIGSQYMVGLFYFTGELGINDFNKSLKWLERSANQGHMVSQLLLGSIYSSTDYHKSFKWHLKAARQGLMDAQYYVGVYYETGSGVEKNKENALYWLEKAAEQGHIDAQNLFNTLIEIENTDSKIFDIEYCKNMAKQGDLEAQSILGTAYYLGNGVEKDFKKARYWFMKAAKQGSEDAQGLLGTIYYYGQGTEKDYDSALYWLEKAANQGHEESRSFLKKTDLLESRESHNLCIETTAEPPRKTTNLSSYDKDSILKLAKKTKLSKSDVLKYYKANGKDYIQTLLFIEKNIKKSNFTLSQALDETFGIYLNSKE; encoded by the coding sequence ATGTTTTTTATACCAGCAATAATAGCAGTTGGACAAGCCATTATCTTATATGAAATGGGCAAGTCTAAAGGATACGAAAATGGGAAATTTGATGGAAAAAAAGAAGGGTATTCAAGAGCATCTCGAAAATATGGAGAAAAATTCAATCTTCAAGTAGAAAGTTTTGAAAAGTTTAAGAACAAGGTTGCTTTGGAAAAAGAAGAGTATGACTTCTTATTGCTAGAGCATGAGAAAAAAATTATGGAGCTAGAAGGCAAGAGTGCAGATTTGACTGTAGAAGAATACGATGAATTAAGTGGTACAAAGCGAGAGTATGAAATACTTAAGTCATCGAGAGAAGCTTGCAGCAATGAATCCGAACTCTATATGAGTGAAGAGTCAATCTTCAACAAAGCTGAGTCCGGAAACCCTGACTTTCAGTATTATCTTGGAATAATATATTATAGTAGAGGAAATAGCACAACAAATGATATTGAAAAAGCTCTCTACTGGTTAGAAAAAGCTGCGGAACAAGGGCATATAGGATCTCAGTATATGGTTGGACTATTCTACTTTACTGGAGAACTTGGTATTAATGATTTTAATAAATCGCTCAAGTGGCTTGAACGTTCTGCAAATCAAGGACACATGGTATCTCAACTTTTACTAGGTTCAATCTATTCTTCAACAGATTATCACAAATCCTTTAAGTGGCATCTCAAGGCAGCACGACAAGGGTTAATGGATGCCCAGTATTATGTAGGTGTATATTATGAAACAGGAAGTGGTGTCGAAAAAAATAAAGAAAATGCACTCTACTGGCTAGAGAAGGCTGCTGAGCAAGGACATATTGATGCTCAAAACTTATTTAATACATTGATAGAGATTGAAAATACTGATTCTAAAATATTTGATATTGAATATTGCAAAAATATGGCAAAGCAAGGTGACTTGGAAGCTCAATCTATATTAGGCACAGCTTATTATTTAGGAAATGGCGTTGAAAAAGATTTTAAAAAAGCTAGGTACTGGTTCATGAAAGCAGCGAAGCAAGGAAGTGAAGATGCTCAAGGCTTACTAGGTACTATTTATTACTATGGACAGGGCACTGAAAAAGACTATGATAGTGCACTCTACTGGCTAGAGAAGGCTGCTAATCAAGGTCACGAAGAGTCTAGGAGCTTTTTGAAAAAGACGGATTTACTTGAATCAAGGGAAAGTCACAATCTTTGCATTGAAACTACTGCTGAACCTCCTAGAAAAACCACTAATTTGAGTAGCTATGACAAAGATTCTATTTTAAAGCTAGCGAAAAAGACAAAGCTTTCAAAATCAGATGTTCTCAAATACTACAAAGCAAACGGAAAAGATTATATTCAAACGCTTTTATTTATAGAAAAGAATATTAAAAAATCAAACTTTACTTTAAGCCAAGCTCTAGATGAAACATTTGGCATATATTTAAATTCAAAGGAGTGA
- a CDS encoding tetratricopeptide repeat protein, whose product MKKGEEGIMFFIPGLIAIGKVAVATGGVIVSKAIYESGKSSGYSKGSYNGKKEGYNRASAEYEKKIISQESKFEEERGRYISEREEFDYLMLEYEKKIMELEGRGENLTMEESDKLSYAKREYEILESSREAYSNEGELYMSIDDIVEKAELGDPDFQYYLGNIYYLGETVEQNYSEAFHWFEKAARQGNISAQVRLGNMSSEGEGVEQDYTESFMWYKKAANNGDVIAASNLGNMYYLGYGVESNYEKAKDWFYVAAKEGDIFSQALLGHMFYRGEGVEQDYEEALYWYEKAHKQGDIYSRYSIGLMNLLGQGVPVNYKEAAAHFINAANHGNANAQYATATIYHTGKGVHVNYGEAMKWYYSAAEQGHIEAQYDLAHIYHEGVIVEKDIEESKKWYNRLASQGDIDAQNMLDIIKQEEIIAVEQDLADNFENFLNSYRLAANNGDLLALFELGNIYYHKKSMDNNYEKALEIYSSAYEKGFLEALDKLELLSTIGSFDSSTLSRYQSDAEKGDTESQYKLGLMYDYGIGKDEDSDKAAEWYKKAIEQGHKEALIRLADKYRMDIDIDNAVKWYKLGAKKNHPKAQFVLGLYSEYEKDEKAAIEWYMKAAEQGHAEAQFMIGEIYENPESEFFNLNKSFEYYEKSAIGGDSEAQYKLGEIYVEGKIVEKNLEEAQKWLRLSASQGLHEAKEALRSLI is encoded by the coding sequence TTGAAAAAGGGAGAGGAAGGAATTATGTTTTTTATACCAGGATTAATTGCTATTGGAAAAGTAGCCGTAGCAACTGGAGGAGTTATAGTGTCCAAAGCTATTTACGAATCCGGAAAGTCTAGTGGATATAGTAAAGGTAGCTATAATGGGAAAAAAGAAGGATATAATAGAGCATCAGCAGAATACGAAAAAAAGATTATAAGTCAAGAAAGCAAGTTTGAAGAAGAAAGAGGTCGGTATATTTCCGAAAGGGAAGAGTTTGATTATCTAATGCTAGAGTATGAGAAAAAAATCATGGAACTAGAAGGCAGAGGAGAAAACTTGACTATGGAAGAATCAGATAAATTAAGCTATGCAAAGCGAGAATATGAAATTCTTGAATCGTCAAGAGAAGCTTATAGCAATGAAGGTGAGCTATATATGAGTATAGACGATATAGTCGAAAAAGCTGAATTAGGTGACCCTGATTTTCAGTACTATCTTGGGAATATATACTATCTTGGAGAGACTGTTGAACAAAACTATAGTGAAGCGTTCCATTGGTTCGAAAAAGCTGCTAGGCAAGGAAATATTTCAGCTCAAGTCAGACTTGGCAATATGTCCAGCGAAGGAGAGGGCGTTGAACAAGACTATACAGAGTCATTTATGTGGTATAAAAAAGCTGCAAATAATGGAGATGTTATTGCAGCATCCAATCTTGGGAATATGTACTATCTAGGATATGGGGTTGAATCCAATTATGAGAAAGCGAAAGATTGGTTTTATGTTGCTGCAAAAGAGGGAGATATATTCTCTCAAGCGTTATTAGGACATATGTTTTATAGGGGTGAAGGCGTTGAACAAGACTATGAAGAGGCTCTTTATTGGTATGAAAAAGCTCATAAGCAAGGAGATATTTATTCCAGATACAGCATAGGACTAATGAATTTATTGGGTCAAGGAGTACCCGTAAATTATAAAGAAGCAGCAGCACACTTCATTAATGCTGCCAACCATGGAAATGCAAATGCCCAATACGCTACTGCAACGATATATCATACAGGAAAAGGTGTTCATGTAAACTATGGAGAAGCTATGAAGTGGTATTACTCTGCTGCAGAACAAGGGCATATTGAAGCTCAGTACGATCTTGCACATATATATCATGAAGGAGTTATTGTGGAAAAAGACATAGAAGAGTCTAAGAAGTGGTATAATCGTTTAGCAAGCCAAGGAGATATTGATGCTCAAAATATGCTAGATATAATTAAACAGGAAGAAATTATTGCAGTGGAACAGGATTTAGCTGATAATTTTGAAAACTTCTTAAATTCATATAGACTAGCTGCAAATAATGGCGATTTGTTAGCTTTATTTGAATTAGGAAATATCTATTACCATAAAAAAAGCATGGATAATAACTATGAAAAAGCATTGGAGATTTATTCTAGTGCTTATGAAAAAGGTTTTTTAGAAGCACTAGACAAATTAGAGCTATTATCCACTATAGGTTCCTTCGATTCTAGTACTCTATCAAGATATCAATCAGACGCAGAGAAAGGAGATACTGAATCACAGTACAAGCTTGGTCTTATGTATGACTATGGCATCGGAAAGGATGAGGATTCTGACAAAGCCGCCGAATGGTATAAAAAAGCTATTGAACAAGGTCACAAGGAGGCTCTAATTAGATTAGCTGATAAGTACAGAATGGATATTGATATTGACAATGCCGTGAAGTGGTACAAGCTTGGAGCTAAGAAAAATCATCCGAAAGCCCAGTTTGTATTGGGGCTATATTCAGAATACGAAAAAGATGAAAAGGCAGCAATCGAGTGGTACATGAAGGCTGCGGAACAAGGGCATGCTGAAGCCCAGTTCATGATAGGTGAGATTTATGAAAATCCTGAAAGTGAATTTTTCAATTTAAATAAATCGTTTGAATACTATGAAAAGTCCGCAATAGGAGGAGATTCAGAAGCCCAGTATAAACTGGGAGAAATATATGTTGAAGGAAAAATTGTTGAAAAAAATCTAGAAGAAGCTCAAAAATGGCTTCGACTTTCGGCGAGTCAAGGACTTCATGAAGCTAAAGAAGCACTAAGAAGCTTAATATAG
- a CDS encoding SEL1-like repeat protein: protein MHLHGEGVKRDYTEGLKWLKKAAEQGDLGARKLLLEL, encoded by the coding sequence ATGCATTTACATGGTGAAGGCGTAAAACGAGACTATACTGAAGGACTCAAATGGCTTAAAAAAGCCGCTGAGCAAGGAGACTTGGGTGCTAGAAAATTGTTGCTCGAATTATAA
- a CDS encoding McrB family protein: MFIESAENQTKLKTSNNCYLLGVLATSERIFPRVGEDQDYITTFANSYSLDMIFYVKSLSIEPDPIIEFLSGSNPLNPLYIGLYNDTEFSQDMDYRHATTFQERRAIIEEKLKDKLIIFKPKINFGNDNKPRKNLEIISVKSLDNISQDIEYIPVPKVNNTDNFEKKIFKKDFITFEDYSHAQESPEFVVSGDYLYQNEIDWRKHETTDYVWRCEDPKRIKRIKLGDFKDAIIDCTDNLVFIDKNFNINNLEGYTYLLQDDLALEVVKTENYINSEEENTEASFLEEFKNYAKVKEKLCYSDVDLANFHTCIKTNPLTILAGMSGTGKTQLALAYAKMLDLSEENKTLLFLPISPSYTEPSDLLGYFNNMNGLFVPSETGLADILIHASNNPEKMHMVIFDEMNLSQVEYWFAPFISLLEKKPRERKLNLYSSNTHCINSHIYKSSVILGENILFVGTINLDETTKDFSDRLLDRANLIFLNKKSFMDYRIEQEYAKDVKLSFGESICDSYDIFSSWVSSESPIEMFGEEELVFFDELHDMIQKFDSQKGVSFRVVRKIGEYLINIPVDEEGKAYIPREDALDLVIRQRIITKLKGTRKQYEKLIGIVECEGEEPKNSILYTLFSSAESNKISHFNETKKEICRKAKDLYTYGYTS, encoded by the coding sequence ATGTTTATTGAATCTGCTGAAAATCAGACAAAATTGAAGACAAGTAATAATTGTTATCTCTTAGGAGTCTTGGCTACTTCTGAGCGTATTTTTCCTCGTGTTGGTGAGGATCAAGATTATATCACTACTTTTGCGAATTCTTACTCTCTTGATATGATTTTTTACGTAAAGTCTCTTAGTATTGAACCTGATCCTATAATTGAGTTCTTATCGGGTTCGAATCCTTTAAATCCACTCTATATTGGTTTGTATAATGATACTGAATTCTCGCAGGATATGGACTATAGGCACGCCACTACTTTTCAAGAGAGACGTGCTATTATAGAAGAGAAACTTAAAGATAAACTGATTATTTTTAAGCCTAAGATAAACTTCGGAAATGATAATAAGCCTCGCAAGAATCTCGAGATTATATCTGTTAAATCTTTAGATAACATTTCACAGGATATAGAGTATATACCTGTGCCAAAAGTTAATAATACAGATAATTTTGAAAAAAAGATATTCAAGAAAGACTTTATTACTTTTGAAGATTATAGCCATGCTCAGGAATCTCCTGAATTTGTTGTTAGTGGAGATTACTTATATCAAAATGAGATTGACTGGAGAAAACATGAGACTACTGATTATGTTTGGAGATGTGAGGATCCTAAACGAATAAAGAGAATAAAATTAGGTGACTTTAAAGATGCAATTATAGATTGCACAGATAATTTGGTATTTATTGATAAAAATTTTAATATAAATAATCTAGAGGGATATACGTACTTATTACAAGATGATTTAGCATTAGAGGTAGTAAAGACTGAAAATTATATAAATTCAGAAGAAGAAAATACAGAAGCTTCTTTTTTAGAAGAATTTAAAAATTATGCGAAAGTTAAAGAAAAGCTATGCTACAGTGATGTGGACCTGGCTAACTTTCATACTTGTATAAAAACGAATCCACTAACTATTCTTGCAGGAATGTCTGGAACAGGAAAGACACAATTAGCACTTGCTTATGCTAAAATGCTTGATTTGTCAGAAGAAAATAAAACTCTATTGTTTCTACCGATTAGTCCATCTTATACTGAGCCAAGTGATTTGCTCGGATACTTTAATAACATGAATGGTCTATTTGTGCCTTCAGAAACGGGCTTGGCAGATATACTTATTCACGCTAGTAACAATCCAGAGAAGATGCATATGGTTATATTTGATGAAATGAATTTATCGCAGGTAGAATACTGGTTCGCACCATTTATATCACTACTGGAGAAAAAGCCAAGAGAGAGAAAATTGAATTTATATAGCTCAAATACACACTGTATCAATAGTCATATATACAAAAGTAGTGTTATTTTAGGAGAAAATATTCTGTTTGTAGGAACTATAAATCTAGATGAAACTACAAAAGATTTTTCAGATAGATTACTTGATAGAGCAAATTTGATCTTCTTAAATAAAAAATCCTTTATGGATTATCGTATTGAGCAAGAGTACGCTAAAGATGTAAAACTGTCTTTTGGAGAATCTATATGTGATTCTTACGATATTTTTTCAAGTTGGGTTTCTTCAGAAAGTCCTATTGAAATGTTTGGGGAAGAAGAACTTGTTTTTTTTGATGAACTTCATGACATGATTCAGAAATTTGACAGTCAAAAAGGTGTATCTTTTCGAGTTGTGAGAAAGATAGGTGAATATTTAATTAATATTCCTGTTGATGAAGAAGGTAAAGCTTATATACCTAGAGAAGATGCTTTGGATCTAGTTATAAGACAAAGAATAATTACTAAGTTAAAAGGTACAAGAAAGCAGTATGAGAAGTTGATAGGAATAGTTGAGTGTGAAGGCGAAGAACCTAAGAATAGTATACTATATACACTTTTCAGTAGTGCAGAATCGAATAAAATTAGTCATTTTAATGAAACTAAAAAAGAGATATGTAGAAAGGCTAAGGATTTATATACTTATGGATACACTAGTTAG
- a CDS encoding N-acetylmuramoyl-L-alanine amidase family protein, with protein MNKSLKYKIIIMTMIAVFAGMGSVFAYYLKLEKAYEIKAKNIAQETEIVEEKDQPEEQKKTEEVKETKTQEGMDSNSEEAEKEEVASLPEEKLSSSGTQNFVVCIDPGHGTTSRSIKEPVSPFGGEEKPGFVSGTKGVATGIAEKELNLAVSLKLRECLQNHGFKVVMTRDADYCDLSNIDRAELANRENSDLFVRVHANGADDQTARGIMMLVPSRSNLRDGIIVDKSRSAGETVLNHMIKSTGAPSNGVIERSDMTGFNWSKVPVILVEMGFMSNPDEDMLMSTSEYQDKLVDGIVNGILEYSKLD; from the coding sequence ATGAATAAGAGCCTGAAGTACAAGATTATAATAATGACTATGATTGCAGTGTTTGCAGGGATGGGCTCAGTGTTTGCATACTATCTGAAGCTGGAAAAGGCATATGAAATTAAGGCTAAAAACATAGCTCAGGAAACAGAGATCGTGGAAGAAAAAGATCAGCCTGAAGAACAGAAAAAAACAGAAGAAGTTAAAGAGACCAAGACACAGGAAGGCATGGACTCGAATAGTGAAGAGGCGGAAAAGGAAGAAGTAGCTTCCCTTCCGGAAGAGAAACTTTCCAGCTCGGGGACTCAAAACTTTGTCGTATGCATAGACCCAGGACACGGAACCACTTCTAGAAGCATAAAAGAGCCTGTTTCACCCTTTGGAGGGGAAGAAAAGCCAGGATTTGTGAGTGGAACTAAGGGAGTAGCAACCGGTATAGCTGAAAAAGAGCTGAATTTGGCAGTTTCATTGAAATTAAGAGAGTGTCTTCAAAATCATGGATTTAAGGTGGTAATGACAAGGGATGCAGACTACTGCGACCTCAGCAATATAGACAGAGCAGAGCTTGCAAACAGAGAAAATTCAGATCTATTTGTGAGAGTACATGCCAACGGAGCAGACGACCAAACAGCCAGGGGGATTATGATGCTGGTTCCATCGAGAAGCAATTTAAGAGATGGGATAATTGTGGACAAGAGCAGATCGGCTGGAGAGACGGTCTTAAACCACATGATCAAATCCACAGGGGCTCCTTCAAATGGTGTGATTGAGAGAAGCGATATGACAGGATTCAACTGGTCTAAAGTACCTGTAATACTCGTAGAGATGGGATTTATGTCTAATCCTGACGAAGATATGCTTATGAGCACTTCAGAATATCAGGACAAGCTGGTAGATGGCATAGTGAACGGGATTTTGGAATACAGTAAGTTGGATTAG
- a CDS encoding YARHG domain-containing protein — protein MFCKNCGQKLDSTSEFCPNCGAKPDGKMPSSRGPAIQYQPKEDNKKGWQIAAIAMAVVVAFTGLGLGVYIFSNEMDKRNQAQNQIQQNNTEQQVQSSDSVEQSQKSALEDENAKLEQELEKKSQEVQEKVLVDENARLKARLDELSQNIYSQNSGSVVQSGGDYFGNSYYVSWSDLNGLSKTDIELLRNEIYARNGYVFKEAKFGNYFSSMSWYYPNYNFSESMFNSVEKANIDLIVEYEEYMGWR, from the coding sequence ATGTTTTGTAAAAATTGTGGTCAAAAATTAGACTCAACAAGCGAGTTTTGTCCAAACTGCGGGGCGAAGCCAGATGGTAAGATGCCATCATCCAGGGGACCAGCCATCCAGTACCAGCCCAAAGAGGACAATAAAAAAGGCTGGCAGATAGCTGCCATAGCCATGGCTGTAGTAGTAGCATTTACAGGATTGGGATTAGGGGTATATATATTTTCAAATGAAATGGACAAAAGAAACCAAGCCCAGAATCAGATTCAGCAGAATAATACGGAACAGCAGGTACAGTCCAGTGATTCAGTGGAGCAAAGTCAGAAGTCGGCGCTAGAGGATGAGAATGCAAAGCTAGAGCAAGAGCTGGAGAAAAAGAGTCAAGAAGTTCAAGAGAAAGTACTTGTAGATGAAAATGCCAGACTCAAAGCTAGGTTAGACGAGCTTAGCCAAAACATATACAGTCAAAACTCTGGCTCAGTAGTACAGTCAGGTGGAGATTATTTTGGAAACTCATACTATGTCAGTTGGAGCGATTTGAATGGACTTTCTAAGACGGATATAGAGCTTTTAAGGAATGAAATATACGCGAGAAATGGATATGTATTTAAAGAAGCTAAATTTGGGAACTACTTCTCAAGCATGAGCTGGTACTATCCCAACTACAACTTCAGCGAAAGTATGTTTAACTCAGTGGAAAAGGCGAATATAGACTTGATAGTAGAATATGAAGAGTACATGGGATGGAGATAG
- a CDS encoding lysozyme inhibitor LprI family protein, producing the protein MRKKILTICISLVTVLGTGCTNSLADKAIEQGKLALSNKEYDKALTSFELALDEGADGEIAELVEVIKGYKEAEKLFTEGKLQDSEKALESIGSKYQKYSIKSDVDSLKESISQKKKETEGIDSDIEEIYGLIKSSKYEEAKAKIEEILGRDTVGSESQIKILNEQLDLIEASLVKKAEIEKSSNSNQTTNSNQKKYVSKKQEYLDKMSKLEARLDEKSKYGYNDMTTAEMNAEADYYYKAWDDMLNEIWGVLKNQLPADEMENLREIQRDWIVYRDESAKSGASSFEGGSGHYMTYVFIQGGETEERCYELVNGYMK; encoded by the coding sequence ATGAGAAAGAAAATTTTAACTATATGCATAAGTTTGGTAACTGTATTGGGCACAGGCTGCACCAACTCTTTAGCTGATAAAGCGATAGAGCAGGGGAAACTGGCGCTATCTAACAAGGAGTACGACAAGGCACTTACATCATTCGAGCTTGCGCTAGATGAAGGTGCAGACGGAGAAATAGCGGAACTAGTTGAAGTGATAAAGGGATACAAAGAGGCTGAAAAGCTATTTACAGAGGGCAAGCTTCAGGATTCAGAAAAGGCGCTAGAGAGCATAGGCAGCAAATACCAGAAATATAGCATAAAAAGCGATGTTGATAGCTTGAAGGAGTCTATTTCCCAGAAAAAGAAAGAAACAGAGGGCATAGATTCAGATATAGAAGAGATATATGGACTTATAAAAAGCTCTAAATATGAAGAAGCGAAAGCCAAAATTGAAGAGATTCTTGGAAGGGATACCGTAGGATCTGAAAGTCAAATCAAGATATTAAATGAACAACTTGATTTAATTGAAGCTAGCCTTGTTAAAAAAGCTGAGATAGAGAAAAGCAGCAACTCAAATCAAACGACAAATAGCAACCAGAAGAAATATGTGAGCAAAAAGCAGGAGTATCTGGATAAAATGAGCAAGCTAGAGGCGCGATTAGATGAAAAATCAAAGTATGGCTACAACGATATGACCACAGCGGAAATGAATGCTGAAGCGGACTACTACTATAAAGCTTGGGACGATATGCTAAACGAAATATGGGGAGTTTTGAAAAATCAACTACCTGCTGACGAAATGGAAAACCTCAGAGAGATACAGCGTGACTGGATAGTCTACAGAGATGAAAGCGCTAAAAGTGGAGCTAGTTCATTCGAAGGCGGATCAGGACATTATATGACGTATGTGTTTATACAGGGAGGAGAGACAGAAGAAAGGTGCTATGAGCTAGTGAATGGATATATGAAGTGA
- a CDS encoding AAA family ATPase, which produces MNKYKNNLLSHASKLDALIDGCGEVTKYATAIVEENSQESTIAILRKISDLAKSSDYLIEVKEMASTLKKSLVEYHGYLKVLEICNRDKSEEDKRTLPELLDELDELIGLKSVKEKVNDLLVYQKVQKMRRGQNLNTTKSTLHLAFTGNPGTGKTTVARIVGRIYRQIGLLSKGHFIEVSRTDLIAGYQGQTALKVKKVIEKAKGGVLFIDEAYSITENDHSDSYGKECLTELTKALEDYRDDLVVIVAGYTEPMNNFFSSNPGLKSRFNTFIEFEDYTSEELEKILIMMCRKNDYELSEAAKLKLKKLLEEKVSDKNENFANGRMVRNIYDDLVMNHARRVVSIDNPSYEILSLIIDEDFVGF; this is translated from the coding sequence GTGAATAAATATAAAAATAACTTATTGAGCCATGCTTCAAAGCTAGATGCACTAATAGATGGTTGTGGTGAGGTTACAAAATATGCAACGGCTATTGTAGAAGAAAACAGTCAAGAGTCTACAATTGCGATACTTAGAAAGATTTCTGATTTAGCGAAATCCTCAGATTATCTGATAGAAGTAAAGGAAATGGCAAGCACTCTAAAGAAGAGTTTGGTAGAGTATCATGGCTACTTGAAAGTTTTGGAAATATGTAATCGAGACAAGTCAGAAGAAGATAAAAGAACGTTACCTGAATTACTGGATGAATTAGATGAATTAATAGGTCTTAAAAGTGTAAAGGAAAAAGTTAACGACCTATTAGTGTATCAAAAGGTACAAAAAATGCGCAGAGGTCAAAATTTGAATACTACAAAAAGCACTCTACACCTAGCTTTTACTGGAAATCCGGGTACCGGAAAAACAACTGTGGCAAGGATTGTAGGGCGAATATATAGACAGATTGGATTACTGTCCAAGGGACATTTTATTGAAGTTTCCAGAACGGATTTAATAGCTGGATATCAAGGACAAACAGCGCTAAAAGTAAAAAAAGTAATTGAAAAAGCTAAAGGTGGAGTTTTGTTCATCGACGAAGCATACAGCATAACCGAAAATGATCACAGTGATTCATATGGCAAAGAATGTCTTACGGAATTGACAAAAGCACTTGAAGATTACAGGGATGATTTAGTTGTAATAGTAGCAGGATATACTGAACCAATGAATAATTTTTTTAGCTCCAATCCTGGGCTTAAGTCCAGATTCAATACTTTTATAGAGTTTGAGGACTATACATCAGAGGAATTAGAGAAGATTTTGATTATGATGTGCAGAAAAAATGACTATGAGCTAAGTGAAGCAGCCAAGTTGAAATTAAAAAAATTACTAGAAGAAAAAGTATCTGATAAAAATGAAAATTTTGCAAATGGACGAATGGTTAGAAATATTTATGATGATTTAGTGATGAATCATGCAAGAAGAGTAGTGAGTATTGATAATCCTAGCTATGAAATTTTATCGCTAATAATTGATGAAGACTTTGTTGGCTTTTAA